One Salvelinus fontinalis isolate EN_2023a chromosome 11, ASM2944872v1, whole genome shotgun sequence DNA window includes the following coding sequences:
- the nhsl2 gene encoding NHS-like protein 2 isoform X2 produces the protein MRWKRRRSPGQGRPEEEKGSDTTFTMPFFSRVNTNLDAESKRSAASSSTATSAHFRSPWQQSVNVFGSWSRPDCVQELHQEAQLNLQSLLQDFEEQLYDTKLTGQTFRHPTASSQSSDDTSTTLSRSPVSLNNKRPDFIFLPASKGQVCEEDETSSVSISRGTDPPPSPSPSPCGSDRPLVGWSSTSLGPPVAEKPRWHLGRRTPAHLLSLDITGEGKLLGVDLLQGSCSPSPSLGCGGGDQPRSLEPVTDTPVQHIPLRKTHSDLDPSLSLPQSPRNPPPTLGTMDHSAALLCSNSTSQSWNGPKGSTFSPGAWNEAYSYSLAPSPLGKGPATLPKGPRMVEGQGGELMCPSQTSLGLSVSSGSQSHSSSFTSISEPSGHRHPGTIGMMMGRRSETEGAASSPTDERSGSERGMGGGERRERSARSVAAANAFKFRERSLSTPTDSGSFCSTDNICGGMYGVGGLPGAGNGTNGNGGSVLTEMHHPHHHYPGGEGGERGESYALFYPSGSSEDGSNSIDNVSVSDGNFPPGGRLRLRSRSISLKKSKRKPPPPVRSVSLVKNLGGAEGRVHGHNGGHYRDGRPKSLHIPRDHLQDFQPDFLLPSSSLSKPDLEEPELGHGGVDGPPSLEVHGPDTTELSFPAHWQLEEWKASDPYRSLSGSSTATGTTVIECMKVRGSSESLLDSPSTSRATSPSLLSVEAESTKASSPFKPQGLMSPSSGYSSQSETPTPITPSNQVAGTPTGPACTLGCKMRPKIPERKSSLPATSPRDPAARSRLSFEMPVNAHLDLSSIKPKQKASRRHSDTSTATKPGKLSAGSQSTLPVVTTNELRNIRLRSVSRTDLEDCLNGASNDIIEEEQGRDLSPPPVTPGCTPGPLVAPKPKPPVAFKPPLPKRPLNILLKSPSSSPVASDSPPASPVNPPRPMPNPSIYMVVGRKPKLKKAFPHTPTSPFRPQEHPQTFPLHYPQSLYDAPSFPHTQSLYDLPPLPLPQPLLEDPSMEPEFNPDLELRLGPEDGGSLPSPCSNQEVLETQDKSTSLPSRMTISCLAELDKKKPKVPPPVPKKPNVLLLPSNGTTDRQGTQTDSPAALRSPVGAFPPEEIPGKEENQENYLGIGTDEESSMESSLQDSSFTDVEGRLSITETGISDDAESVEESSSVVSDKTELHITEEMDDDVRGHTPTTHTTEDLFTKIHRSKRKVLGRKEPGDSFGSRQSLVSPVKHSTSGGDLRTLTLGSTPRSTSRNDNFMALLQKKGSKSSTGGARVSAMELLKSTNPLARRVTEFSTSADGGDMTTGNHGTRLPQDQ, from the exons tcAACACCAACTTGGACGCGGAGTCGAAGCGTAGTGCGGCTTCGTCGTCGACGGCGACATCGGCCCACTTCCGGTCTCCATGGCAACAGAGCGTGAATGTGTTTGGCTCGTGGAGCAGGCCGGACTGTGTTCAGGAGCTCCATCAGGAGGCTCAGCTTAACCTGCAGAGCCTGCTGCAAG ACTTTGAAGAGCAGCTGTATGACACCAAGCTAACAGGCCAGACGTTCCGCCACCCAACAGCTTCCTCCCAGAGTTCTGACGACACGTCCACCACCCTCAGccgctcccctgtctccctcaaCAACAAGAGACCTGACTTCATCTTCCTG ccGGCGTCTAAGGGGCAGGTGTGTGAGGAGGATGAGACCTCCTCAGTAAGTATCAGTAGGGGTACGGACccgcccccctctccctccccgtccCCCTGTGGGTCAGATCGCCCTCTAGTGGGGTGGAGCAGCACCTCCCTGGGACCCCCCGTGGCCGAGAAACCTCGTTGGCACCTGGGACGACGCACCCCCGCTCACCTGCTATCCCTCGACATCACAG gtgaggGTAAACTCTTGGGCGTAGACCTCCTCCAGGGATCCTGTTCCCCCTCTCCGTCCCTGGGCTGTGGTGGAGGAGACCAGCCCCGGTCTCTGGAGCCTGTCACAGACACCCCTGTCCAGCACATACCCCTGAGGAAGACCCATAGTGACCTGGACCCCAGCCTCAGCCTTCCCCAGTCCCCCAGGAACCCCCCTCCAACCCTTGGCACCATGGACCACTCTGCCGCCCTCCTCTGCTCCAACTCCACCTCTCAGTCCTGGAACGGCCCCAAGGGCTCCACCTTCTCCCCGGGAGCCTGGAACGAGGCCTATAGTTATAGTTTAGCTCCAAGTCCGCTGGGGAAGGGACCGGCGACCCTGCCCAAGGGACCaaggatggttgaggggcagggTGGGGAGTTGATGTGCCCCTCTCAGACCAGTTTGGGACTCTCCGTGAGCTCGGGGTCGCAGTCTCACTCTAGTTCGTTCACGTCAATATCAGAACCTTCCGGACACAGGCACCCAGGCACCATAGGGATGATGATGGGGAGGCGGAGTGAGACAGAGGGGGCGGCATCTAGCCCCACTGACGAACGGAGCGGttcggagagagggatgggaggaggagagagaagggagaggtcgGCGCGTTCTGTCGCCGCCGCCAATGCATTTAAGTTCCGTGAGCGCTCTCTTTCCACGCCGACGGATTCCGGCTCGTTCTGCTCCACGGATAACATCTGCGGCGGGATGTACGGCGTCGGTGGACTACCTGGAGCCGGTAATGGGACAAACGGGAACGGTGGCAGCGTTTTAACAGAGAtgcaccacccccaccaccattaCCCTGGCGgcgaggggggtgagaggggcgAGAGCTACGCCCTCTTCTACCCCAGTGGGAGCTCCGAGGATGGGAGCAACAGCATTGACAACGTCTCCGTATCTGACGGCAACTTCCCCCCGGGAGGTCGCCTACGGTTACGTTCTCGCTCCATCTCGCTGAAGAAGTCCAAACGCAAACCCCCTCCGCCCGTCCGGAGCGTCTCGCTCGTGAAGAATTTAGGGGGCGCCGAGGGGCGCGTGCATGGCCACAACGGAGGGCACTACCGGGACGGGCGCCCCAAATCCCTCCACATCCCACGGGACCACCTACAGGACTTCCAGCCAGACTTCCTcttaccctcctcctccctctccaagCCCGATCTGGAGGAGCCTGAGCTGGGCCACGGCGGCGTGGACGGACCCCCTAGCCTCGAGGTCCACGGACCAGACACAACAGAGCTGTCCTTCCCAGCCCACTGGCAGCTGGAGGAGTGGAAAGCTTCTGACCCCTACAGGTCGTTGTCTGGGTCTAGTACAGCCACGGGGACGACTGTTATAGAGTGCATGAAG GTTCGGGGCAGCTCCGAGTCTCTCCTGgactccccctccacctccagaGCCACCTCCCCCTCCCTGCTCTCCGTTGAAGCAGAGTCGACCAAAGCTTCCTCCCCCTTCAAGCCACAAGGACTCATGTCCCCCTCCAGTGGCTACTCTAGCCAGTCAGAAACTCCGACACCCATCACCCCCTCCAACCAGGTGGCAGGAACACCAACAGGGCCCGCCTGCACGTTGGGGTGTAAGATGCGCCCCAAAATCCCAGAGAGGAAGTCTTCGTTGCCAGCTACATCACCACGGGACCCTGCTGCTCGATCGAGGCTGTCCTTCGAGATGCCGGTTAACGCTCATCTGGATTTGTCCTCCATCAAACCAAAACAGAAGGCCAGCCGGCGCCATTCTGACACGTCCACCGCCACTAAGCCCGGTAAACTGAGTGCCGGCAGCCAATCAACTCTCCCAGTGGTGACCACGAACGAGCTCCGGAACATCCGCCTACGTTCTGTCTCCCGTACCGACCTGGAGGACTGCCTCAATGGAGCCTCTAATGACATCATTGAGGAGGAGCAGGGTCGCGACCTTTCCCCCCCGCCTGTCACCCCCGGTTGCACTCCCGGCCCCCTCGTTGCCCCCAAACCCAAACCCCCTGTGGCCTTCAAGCCCCCATTACCCAAACGCCCCCTTAACATCCTCCTcaagtccccctcctcctcccccgtcGCTTCCGACTCCCCCCCTGCCTCCCCTGTTAACCCTCCCCGGCCCATGCCTAACCCCAGCATCTACATGGTAGTAGGTAGGAAGCCCAAGCTGAAGAAAGCCTTCCCTCACACCCCCACCAGTCCCTTTAGACCCCAGGAACATCCCCAAACCTTCCCCCTCCACTACCCCCAGAGCCTCTACGATGCCCCCTCCTTCCCCCACACCCAGTCCCTGTACGAtctgcctcctctccccctgccccAGCCCCTCCTGGAGGACCCCTCCATGGAGCCGGAGTTCAACCCTGACTTGGAGCTCCGTCTTGGGCCTGAGGATGGAgggtctctcccctctccctgcaGTAACCAGGAAGTGCTGGAGACTCAGGATAAGAGCACGTCTCTACCTAGCAGGATGACCATATCCTGTCTGGCTGAATTGGACAAGAAGAAACCCAAG GTTCCTCCGCCGGTTCCAAAGAAGCCCAACGTCCTGCTTCTCCCCTCCAACGGTACCACCGACAGACagggaacacagacagacagccctgCCGCTCTCCGCTCTCCCGTTGGAGCGTTCCCACCAGAAGAGATTCCCGGGAAAGAGGAAAACCAGGAAAATTACCTGGGAATAGGAACAGATGAGGAAAGCTCCATGGAGTCTTCATTACAGGACTCTTCTTTTACAGATGTGGAGGGGAGGCTCAGCATTACAGAGACAGGCATAA GTGATGACGCGGAGAGCGTTGAGGAGAGCAGTTCGGTCGTTAGTGACAAGACggagctccacatcacagaggaAATGGATGATGATGTCAGAGGACACACACctaccacacacaccacagaggacCTGTTCACCAAAATACACAG gtcAAAAAGGAAAGTCCTGGGCCGTAAGGAACCAGGGGACTCGTTCGGCAGCCGCCAGAGTCTGGTCTCCCCGGTGAAGCACAGCACCAGTGGTGGTGACCTCCGAACCCTGACCCTGGGCTCGACCCCGCGCTCCACCTCGCGGAACGACAACTTCATGGCCCTGCTCCAAAAGAAGGGCAGCAAGTCCAGCACGGGAGGGGCCAGAGTCTCTGCCATGGAACTCCTCAAGAGCACAAACCCCCTCGCGCGACGCGTCACAGAATTCTCGACCTCAGCGGACGGAGGGGATATGACCACCGGGAATCATGGAACCAGACTGCCTCAGGACCAATGA
- the nhsl2 gene encoding NHS-like protein 2 isoform X1 has protein sequence MPFCKRTIVPKDVCKNDAKRQTAIFGDLVDVCGFTLCSLLRQLSDLSRHSVSILEELEGELVSICHRSGTLEGKVISLQRHIAALASKPPPKINTNLDAESKRSAASSSTATSAHFRSPWQQSVNVFGSWSRPDCVQELHQEAQLNLQSLLQDFEEQLYDTKLTGQTFRHPTASSQSSDDTSTTLSRSPVSLNNKRPDFIFLPASKGQVCEEDETSSVSISRGTDPPPSPSPSPCGSDRPLVGWSSTSLGPPVAEKPRWHLGRRTPAHLLSLDITGEGKLLGVDLLQGSCSPSPSLGCGGGDQPRSLEPVTDTPVQHIPLRKTHSDLDPSLSLPQSPRNPPPTLGTMDHSAALLCSNSTSQSWNGPKGSTFSPGAWNEAYSYSLAPSPLGKGPATLPKGPRMVEGQGGELMCPSQTSLGLSVSSGSQSHSSSFTSISEPSGHRHPGTIGMMMGRRSETEGAASSPTDERSGSERGMGGGERRERSARSVAAANAFKFRERSLSTPTDSGSFCSTDNICGGMYGVGGLPGAGNGTNGNGGSVLTEMHHPHHHYPGGEGGERGESYALFYPSGSSEDGSNSIDNVSVSDGNFPPGGRLRLRSRSISLKKSKRKPPPPVRSVSLVKNLGGAEGRVHGHNGGHYRDGRPKSLHIPRDHLQDFQPDFLLPSSSLSKPDLEEPELGHGGVDGPPSLEVHGPDTTELSFPAHWQLEEWKASDPYRSLSGSSTATGTTVIECMKVRGSSESLLDSPSTSRATSPSLLSVEAESTKASSPFKPQGLMSPSSGYSSQSETPTPITPSNQVAGTPTGPACTLGCKMRPKIPERKSSLPATSPRDPAARSRLSFEMPVNAHLDLSSIKPKQKASRRHSDTSTATKPGKLSAGSQSTLPVVTTNELRNIRLRSVSRTDLEDCLNGASNDIIEEEQGRDLSPPPVTPGCTPGPLVAPKPKPPVAFKPPLPKRPLNILLKSPSSSPVASDSPPASPVNPPRPMPNPSIYMVVGRKPKLKKAFPHTPTSPFRPQEHPQTFPLHYPQSLYDAPSFPHTQSLYDLPPLPLPQPLLEDPSMEPEFNPDLELRLGPEDGGSLPSPCSNQEVLETQDKSTSLPSRMTISCLAELDKKKPKVPPPVPKKPNVLLLPSNGTTDRQGTQTDSPAALRSPVGAFPPEEIPGKEENQENYLGIGTDEESSMESSLQDSSFTDVEGRLSITETGISDDAESVEESSSVVSDKTELHITEEMDDDVRGHTPTTHTTEDLFTKIHRSKRKVLGRKEPGDSFGSRQSLVSPVKHSTSGGDLRTLTLGSTPRSTSRNDNFMALLQKKGSKSSTGGARVSAMELLKSTNPLARRVTEFSTSADGGDMTTGNHGTRLPQDQ, from the exons tcAACACCAACTTGGACGCGGAGTCGAAGCGTAGTGCGGCTTCGTCGTCGACGGCGACATCGGCCCACTTCCGGTCTCCATGGCAACAGAGCGTGAATGTGTTTGGCTCGTGGAGCAGGCCGGACTGTGTTCAGGAGCTCCATCAGGAGGCTCAGCTTAACCTGCAGAGCCTGCTGCAAG ACTTTGAAGAGCAGCTGTATGACACCAAGCTAACAGGCCAGACGTTCCGCCACCCAACAGCTTCCTCCCAGAGTTCTGACGACACGTCCACCACCCTCAGccgctcccctgtctccctcaaCAACAAGAGACCTGACTTCATCTTCCTG ccGGCGTCTAAGGGGCAGGTGTGTGAGGAGGATGAGACCTCCTCAGTAAGTATCAGTAGGGGTACGGACccgcccccctctccctccccgtccCCCTGTGGGTCAGATCGCCCTCTAGTGGGGTGGAGCAGCACCTCCCTGGGACCCCCCGTGGCCGAGAAACCTCGTTGGCACCTGGGACGACGCACCCCCGCTCACCTGCTATCCCTCGACATCACAG gtgaggGTAAACTCTTGGGCGTAGACCTCCTCCAGGGATCCTGTTCCCCCTCTCCGTCCCTGGGCTGTGGTGGAGGAGACCAGCCCCGGTCTCTGGAGCCTGTCACAGACACCCCTGTCCAGCACATACCCCTGAGGAAGACCCATAGTGACCTGGACCCCAGCCTCAGCCTTCCCCAGTCCCCCAGGAACCCCCCTCCAACCCTTGGCACCATGGACCACTCTGCCGCCCTCCTCTGCTCCAACTCCACCTCTCAGTCCTGGAACGGCCCCAAGGGCTCCACCTTCTCCCCGGGAGCCTGGAACGAGGCCTATAGTTATAGTTTAGCTCCAAGTCCGCTGGGGAAGGGACCGGCGACCCTGCCCAAGGGACCaaggatggttgaggggcagggTGGGGAGTTGATGTGCCCCTCTCAGACCAGTTTGGGACTCTCCGTGAGCTCGGGGTCGCAGTCTCACTCTAGTTCGTTCACGTCAATATCAGAACCTTCCGGACACAGGCACCCAGGCACCATAGGGATGATGATGGGGAGGCGGAGTGAGACAGAGGGGGCGGCATCTAGCCCCACTGACGAACGGAGCGGttcggagagagggatgggaggaggagagagaagggagaggtcgGCGCGTTCTGTCGCCGCCGCCAATGCATTTAAGTTCCGTGAGCGCTCTCTTTCCACGCCGACGGATTCCGGCTCGTTCTGCTCCACGGATAACATCTGCGGCGGGATGTACGGCGTCGGTGGACTACCTGGAGCCGGTAATGGGACAAACGGGAACGGTGGCAGCGTTTTAACAGAGAtgcaccacccccaccaccattaCCCTGGCGgcgaggggggtgagaggggcgAGAGCTACGCCCTCTTCTACCCCAGTGGGAGCTCCGAGGATGGGAGCAACAGCATTGACAACGTCTCCGTATCTGACGGCAACTTCCCCCCGGGAGGTCGCCTACGGTTACGTTCTCGCTCCATCTCGCTGAAGAAGTCCAAACGCAAACCCCCTCCGCCCGTCCGGAGCGTCTCGCTCGTGAAGAATTTAGGGGGCGCCGAGGGGCGCGTGCATGGCCACAACGGAGGGCACTACCGGGACGGGCGCCCCAAATCCCTCCACATCCCACGGGACCACCTACAGGACTTCCAGCCAGACTTCCTcttaccctcctcctccctctccaagCCCGATCTGGAGGAGCCTGAGCTGGGCCACGGCGGCGTGGACGGACCCCCTAGCCTCGAGGTCCACGGACCAGACACAACAGAGCTGTCCTTCCCAGCCCACTGGCAGCTGGAGGAGTGGAAAGCTTCTGACCCCTACAGGTCGTTGTCTGGGTCTAGTACAGCCACGGGGACGACTGTTATAGAGTGCATGAAG GTTCGGGGCAGCTCCGAGTCTCTCCTGgactccccctccacctccagaGCCACCTCCCCCTCCCTGCTCTCCGTTGAAGCAGAGTCGACCAAAGCTTCCTCCCCCTTCAAGCCACAAGGACTCATGTCCCCCTCCAGTGGCTACTCTAGCCAGTCAGAAACTCCGACACCCATCACCCCCTCCAACCAGGTGGCAGGAACACCAACAGGGCCCGCCTGCACGTTGGGGTGTAAGATGCGCCCCAAAATCCCAGAGAGGAAGTCTTCGTTGCCAGCTACATCACCACGGGACCCTGCTGCTCGATCGAGGCTGTCCTTCGAGATGCCGGTTAACGCTCATCTGGATTTGTCCTCCATCAAACCAAAACAGAAGGCCAGCCGGCGCCATTCTGACACGTCCACCGCCACTAAGCCCGGTAAACTGAGTGCCGGCAGCCAATCAACTCTCCCAGTGGTGACCACGAACGAGCTCCGGAACATCCGCCTACGTTCTGTCTCCCGTACCGACCTGGAGGACTGCCTCAATGGAGCCTCTAATGACATCATTGAGGAGGAGCAGGGTCGCGACCTTTCCCCCCCGCCTGTCACCCCCGGTTGCACTCCCGGCCCCCTCGTTGCCCCCAAACCCAAACCCCCTGTGGCCTTCAAGCCCCCATTACCCAAACGCCCCCTTAACATCCTCCTcaagtccccctcctcctcccccgtcGCTTCCGACTCCCCCCCTGCCTCCCCTGTTAACCCTCCCCGGCCCATGCCTAACCCCAGCATCTACATGGTAGTAGGTAGGAAGCCCAAGCTGAAGAAAGCCTTCCCTCACACCCCCACCAGTCCCTTTAGACCCCAGGAACATCCCCAAACCTTCCCCCTCCACTACCCCCAGAGCCTCTACGATGCCCCCTCCTTCCCCCACACCCAGTCCCTGTACGAtctgcctcctctccccctgccccAGCCCCTCCTGGAGGACCCCTCCATGGAGCCGGAGTTCAACCCTGACTTGGAGCTCCGTCTTGGGCCTGAGGATGGAgggtctctcccctctccctgcaGTAACCAGGAAGTGCTGGAGACTCAGGATAAGAGCACGTCTCTACCTAGCAGGATGACCATATCCTGTCTGGCTGAATTGGACAAGAAGAAACCCAAG GTTCCTCCGCCGGTTCCAAAGAAGCCCAACGTCCTGCTTCTCCCCTCCAACGGTACCACCGACAGACagggaacacagacagacagccctgCCGCTCTCCGCTCTCCCGTTGGAGCGTTCCCACCAGAAGAGATTCCCGGGAAAGAGGAAAACCAGGAAAATTACCTGGGAATAGGAACAGATGAGGAAAGCTCCATGGAGTCTTCATTACAGGACTCTTCTTTTACAGATGTGGAGGGGAGGCTCAGCATTACAGAGACAGGCATAA GTGATGACGCGGAGAGCGTTGAGGAGAGCAGTTCGGTCGTTAGTGACAAGACggagctccacatcacagaggaAATGGATGATGATGTCAGAGGACACACACctaccacacacaccacagaggacCTGTTCACCAAAATACACAG gtcAAAAAGGAAAGTCCTGGGCCGTAAGGAACCAGGGGACTCGTTCGGCAGCCGCCAGAGTCTGGTCTCCCCGGTGAAGCACAGCACCAGTGGTGGTGACCTCCGAACCCTGACCCTGGGCTCGACCCCGCGCTCCACCTCGCGGAACGACAACTTCATGGCCCTGCTCCAAAAGAAGGGCAGCAAGTCCAGCACGGGAGGGGCCAGAGTCTCTGCCATGGAACTCCTCAAGAGCACAAACCCCCTCGCGCGACGCGTCACAGAATTCTCGACCTCAGCGGACGGAGGGGATATGACCACCGGGAATCATGGAACCAGACTGCCTCAGGACCAATGA